The Papilio machaon chromosome 2, ilPapMach1.1, whole genome shotgun sequence genome segment tttcggaggtaccttcaaacaaacacacatccatccatccatctaaacattcgcatttataatattagtaaagaagtaagatagtaagacgACCTAAGGTCGGGTTTTTGAAGTAAAACTGTGGGGAAACGATTGGTTTTGTTTTCGAGATGTATTAACCATTGGTATGCCTAAAAATAATAGCATAAGGTTGGGAGAAAATAAGACTAGAGTTAAGagtaaaattgaatttcttaCTATAATGAGTTgtcacattttataaaatcccCTTGTAGACACTGATAAGTGACGGTGTCAAACggcatttttgtttatgattAATTCCCGAACCATCACCAGTTTCTAAGGTTCTTTACAgagctacaatttttttttagataataaattcgtaatgtttgtttttgagacgtaaaattttaaatctttagtTTGATACCTTAACCCCTGACATTAGTCTGACTGGAACTTTTATATCGTGCAGATTatcgaaaatatatttttatatgttttcaaaaggtatttttaacaatataattagcTGAATTATTAGAAAGCacgataaaagtatttaacaaATGGCAACCCTATCGGactgtttattattgttattgttgtgtTGTAAATTCTTGATAAGGACTAAAATGTTTGAGTGTTTGCGTCTATTACGAATTTAATCTTTGCAACTGGATCGTGTCAAGAGTTTTTTATTGAGCAGTTAGCAACTCAAGTTTCATTGCTCGACCTAAATATTTACAGCTTGACCATGTGAATTTGTACcttaattaaaagcaaatgAATTTTTAACCGAGTCAGTAATTTTCGCGCCTAAAATGACCatagacgaaaaaaaaaatagtaaaaactaaaatattgatCATAGAAAATGTGaggaaaacaatttttaaaatgcctttttgtaaaaaaaagaaaactatttttaaataattggttaatggtaataataattaaaaaatcaatctttaaacgatttttaaactgaaaataaagttaacttCTTTAGttagtaatttatgttttttaaacaattccaTAGTCCacaatatattcattttaacaacattacatgcttcaatttattttaattaaaattaaatattttaatgcaaaataattCTCTAAACATGATAACTATGTATCATCTTATAAAAcctaattataaaacaaaaagaaagcataaacatttacattcaaaactttattttaatgttcacTATGTATATAGTATCCTTCTTAAAAAgatcaataaaattgtatcaatTTAAGTTTGGAATGCACATCTTTAATTAAAGACAGCTTTCCTTAAAAAGAACATCACAATAGTGTCTGGATGCTTGCATTTGTTAACAGATTAATTTCCATCTGAACCTTCATTTAAGCTTAATCAAGTATCAAGTTTGTATATTaagattaagttatttattctgATTTGCACTTAATGTTGTATACAAAAGGTTGCAATTTGAATGGCTAAGTAAACATCCAAACAATGCATACAACTAGGACTTAGACATCCTGCAGTACACACATAAATTATCatgtaaataacatatttgttGTGCTGTGAACACTACTCTGTGATATGTGAATGAATGGTCCAAAcgttatttcaaacaaatgtaaacattaatacaatgtagttacagttaatatttatttgtacataatattaggaattaaatataattttaatactgagtatttattctttgttactttatttgtGATTCACCATAATAGTGGCGGTTAATCTTGCTATTCAAGTTgtcttatagaaaaaaaaaatgctgaaGAAAGTAATTTGTGAATACTACAAATTTGATAGAAAGACTAAAAAAGGTattaatactatttattatttaaaagtaatgtaattaataagtagGTATGGACTTACCTTGAGACCCCATATTGACTTCCTTAATTGCTCCATTGAAGTGAACTACCAGAGGCTCTAAAAtagaacattttaaacatttaaaatatataaaaaaaactttaacataCTTCTAGAAtagatttaagtaaatatgtacCTTTTTGGAATGCTGCCATGTCGTAAACAGATGCTTTGTCTTCTTTTGAGTCTTTTTTACTGGAATCAACAAGCAACATGTCCTCCCCAAGGTCTTCAACATAGTATCTTCTGGCATTTGGTGATATGTCTCCTTTGGCAAAGTTCATACGCGGCTCGCGACCCTCCGCTCGCACTTGAGGCCGCATCCTCGACACCAGAGCACTGTGCATGGGTTTGTCTTCTACCACTACACCGTCTTTAAAGTTCTGAATTAAAAACTGTTCTCGCACCAATTCTATTTGCTTCCTCATCGATATCATCTCATTCCAGTAGTAAAACGCTACCGAACAACTAATTATCATACACACGACGCTAAGCAAGAAGTTCATTATgaacaaaagttttattttcttggaAGACGCTATCGACAAAGTCGTATTTATATGCACTCCGACGTCTGCCGGTTTCTCtaaaaatacaacacaaattatttaacacgtaattaatttaaattctttaaagataaataagcTATAGTCAcctgtttttaaatgtatcacAGTTCCATCTTTAACTTTTCTATCATTACtagtattcaaaaaaatattcgccGCACCTGGTGAGTTAAGAGGAACCCCCTCgcataagtttatttttctatctgcgtccattattattgttatggTACAGCGTACTACTGTTTATGCAAAATATTAACGTGGGCGACGCCGTCCCTAAACAAAGGAAGTAAAGCTTATTAAAAGTTCGCACGGAGCGCACGATAACCGAGAgttgataacaaaaaacacattacataccaaaaatatttcgtttGCACTATATAAATTCACTAAaactatatgtatttaattcaatttttagtttttaaaagtcTTAATTCTCTAAAAACCGGTCTCTTCTTTTaccaaaacaaacaaaaatgtaaataacacaAGCGAAACTTTCAATTTGTTCGTTTTCTGACGGCCCACAATGGCGCGATCGTGCAGCTTGGCCGTCCGCTACTGGACTGTATGTCGTCGCGCCAAATTCAAACTGAGAGCCTGTGAAGGAGCGGTTATGTCGAGAACAAGAATATGGTCGCGCGCGGTACGTCACCGATTGCCCGTAGTCTGTGCTCTTAACTTTAACAATGAACGTAACGCTTTTATTGCTTTTGATAGAGTAAAATTGCAACCGTCAACAAATTTTGTGTAACAATAAACACATCCTTCGCATTAGGTACCTATCTATACCTTCGCACTAATTTTGTTGtacatataatttagacagattaacataaattaagacagattaattaattactgtcGCCAGaggtgatttaaaattaaataatgttataattataattttctattgtttaattattgaaatatttgtacatttacaacatattttttatttttttatatcccgacaaataatatttatttatcaacttAAGTCTTAATAGTGCTAGAAAAAAAgccattataaattattgaaatatttatcattattccgccttttttttcattaattgtatgttataatattatctaaaatttaCTTCAAATCCGGAAAACCAAATTAGCCAGTAAAAGGATTTAGTTACAGAGATCAGTAAAAATGTACCTACTTCTTAGAATATCTATAATACCATCATCATTGTACATACAATCATTGTTGCTTATACCTGTTTATTGTTAAGGTGTTTGTTACACCTTACATTGCTCAGGTAGATTCCGTGAGAGAACGGAAAACGTAAGTATAATGTGTAAGAAGAAACGTActacaatttcaaataattctgAATATTTGTCCGCACtagtatttcaaataattccgAATATTCGTTCGCAACGCAGTGTGCTGAAATATAAAGTACCGGCGAATCCAAAAACAGATGCAATGCTTATGACTGGACCTATTACAGACCAGCTGCTTCCATTCCTTGCTCTATTAAGTGTCGCATcgtcttttaataaatttctatcTTGGAATTTCTACTTTCGTGGTCCCagtaaaacatacatttattcttataaatctatttgaaaaaataagatataccataaatcataaataaatgtaacagtTGTATGTGGTATGGAATGTAAGCtcaaacgataaaaaatatattgttagacTAAAATTCTAATTTAGCGATTTATATTAAGCAGTTTATTAATGTCTACTTTGAATAAATAGAACAACATGATGTGGTTTTGCAAGTAcatatctataaataaaattgactcTGCCCCTTAAGTTACAGCAAGCAATATGCAAATATAACTTCAGAGATTCTATTCGCGGACACGTGCGAACTATTGAATGCTTTCAGATTTAGACTGggctttgtaataaaaaaaaaaaaagttttaaatctttcttCGGTCTTTCGATAGTTGTATGGTAAAAATagacaaataaattatgagtCAATACTTTAGCGatgtaattcatttttttatatcaaaaggtagcaaacgagcaaacggccacctgaattcaccgaaatagcgaggcgaccgttgcctatagacatccgcaaatgcagatgcgttgcctacctttaatcaacggagaaggggacgcaaagaaagaggatatttctccttcctatgcgtacCCTTTTCCgccaaatctacttccccttcccattctttcttaataagaaaagagggtgggaagggaaagaggactaaaattatgcctccggcatcacactcatcagacgaaacgcagaattgcttccactttacgcctgtcttttgagaggtcgtggtatttcactggttgatcattcgtgcacccaacaaatattgttgttgcgggatctgccactgtaaaacaaaaaatattaacttatttatgtgTATGTTTGACAAGAATTCGAGCTCTTAAACTCaagctattaaattaaaagtagtaaataaaaaaaccagtaatttttttttacccatTTCTCTGGATTACGGACATAAGAGCACTGTGAGTGTTTGTACATAAGAGTAAGAGTGTGGCAGTTAGTGGATGTTACagcaaattattaaaagtttattatggtTGTCGATGGTATAGTATAGTCAAAGATATTCCTGCAGCAGGGATAAATATCTTCGCGATCTCCGGCTACGCTGGTACTGGCTGACTGGATATTTTCGTCTTGTCTGGAACAGTATTCAATTCGCCTGTGCTATGCAGATGTACATATTTGAGATGTCTCTGCTCTTCTCGTTTGTGACTTCAGTAGTATCCATCTAAAGTTTGATGTTCAatgatattgtttaattaaaaattagacAACGACtgctattataatattataaacgggAAGAAAAGACGATAACAATCTGCGTCACAAAGctagaaaaaagaaacaaaatatttttttcttagcaACTATGCATTTATCGTTTGCCAGAGTTTGACGAAAAACGGAAAAAGGTCAGGTTAACGAATACCGTTTGTACCATTAGTTACAATTAACAAGAGActatataatagtaaattaattagattttgtAACTTAATAATAGCGGCCGTATGCCTAAAGTACCTAGTTTTTGTGTCGCATGACCTTAATATGATTCAACTTATATTACACGTGCTGTCGAGCCACGGTTTGATGTAATGCCTCTATTATAGGACATCTAAATCTGCATTTATTGTTATAGCGCTTGTATATCAGCAGGTCAGGGAATTCAGAAAATTCAGCCACATCAAAAATATTCGTAAGTCTTTCAATCAGTTTGGTTAAAATACTTCAAAGCTTATGAGAAAACAATGtcatgataaataaaatatcgttCGAAAGTGTGCCACTTTGTGCCTACTGAGAACGGCAGTTTTTCGTTACGCGGAAAACTTA includes the following:
- the LOC106719024 gene encoding uncharacterized protein LOC106719024 isoform X2, which encodes MDADRKINLCEGVPLNSPEKPADVGVHINTTLSIASSKKIKLLFIMNFLLSVVCMIISCSVAFYYWNEMISMRKQIELVREQFLIQNFKDGVVVEDKPMHSALVSRMRPQVRAEGREPRMNFAKGDISPNARRYYVEDLGEDMLLVDSSKKDSKEDKASVYDMAAFQKEPLVVHFNGAIKEVNMGSQAIVGPWLRDLEVSTKGSETKIELNTNYFVIQESGLYFIYTQIVYLTHAPNCYFVWARQPNQDPRLLSTCATGDDTSSRALDHSQISCATHTLARLYKGDTVNIAQREQNRTLWLRPGFTHFGFIKISS
- the LOC106719024 gene encoding uncharacterized protein LOC106719024 isoform X1 → MDADRKINLCEGVPLNSPGAANIFLNTSNDRKVKDGTVIHLKTEKPADVGVHINTTLSIASSKKIKLLFIMNFLLSVVCMIISCSVAFYYWNEMISMRKQIELVREQFLIQNFKDGVVVEDKPMHSALVSRMRPQVRAEGREPRMNFAKGDISPNARRYYVEDLGEDMLLVDSSKKDSKEDKASVYDMAAFQKEPLVVHFNGAIKEVNMGSQAIVGPWLRDLEVSTKGSETKIELNTNYFVIQESGLYFIYTQIVYLTHAPNCYFVWARQPNQDPRLLSTCATGDDTSSRALDHSQISCATHTLARLYKGDTVNIAQREQNRTLWLRPGFTHFGFIKISS